From Chitinivibrionales bacterium, the proteins below share one genomic window:
- the gcvPA gene encoding aminomethyl-transferring glycine dehydrogenase subunit GcvPA — translation MSYVAATSAQQAEMLKACGISSIEELFSDIPKSLAPTSFSLPAGKSELEVYNLLSGLAGQNYSHLINFMGGGFYEHFIPAAVDALAGRSEFYTAYTPYQPELSQGTLQGIYEYQTDVCRLTGMEVSNASLYDGGTALYEACQMAIHATQRPKVIVDGGVNPIYRKMLYCYTANLSIDFNEIPVSHGQSDREKVCAALDDKTAAVILQNPNFFGVIDDHGDIVATCHAKGILVIQSVYPIAMALLKPPGEIGADIATGEGQSLGLPLSFGGPYLGFMATSKKLVRKMPGRLVGRTTDAKGRQGFVLTLQAREQHIRREKATSNICTNEALCALRAHAYLSLLGKEGLKQVARLCLDKAHYAKERVKAIPRVKVMESSPTFNEFTVLLPVDAAEVAGKMIEQGFAPGFPLGRYYPGMENYLLVAVTEKRTKYEIGSFAETLEHVLKSM, via the coding sequence ATGAGTTATGTCGCGGCCACCAGCGCGCAGCAGGCTGAAATGCTCAAAGCATGCGGCATTTCTTCAATTGAAGAGCTTTTCAGCGATATTCCGAAAAGCCTTGCGCCCACGTCGTTTTCTCTTCCCGCGGGAAAATCGGAACTGGAGGTTTATAACCTGCTCAGCGGGCTTGCCGGCCAGAACTATTCTCACCTCATCAATTTCATGGGCGGCGGGTTTTATGAGCATTTTATTCCCGCCGCCGTGGACGCCCTGGCCGGCCGCAGCGAATTTTACACCGCTTACACCCCCTATCAACCCGAACTTTCGCAGGGCACGCTCCAGGGGATTTACGAATACCAGACCGATGTCTGCCGGCTTACCGGCATGGAAGTCTCGAATGCCTCCCTCTACGACGGCGGCACAGCGCTTTACGAGGCCTGCCAGATGGCCATCCACGCCACGCAACGGCCCAAGGTGATTGTTGACGGCGGGGTCAACCCCATCTACCGTAAAATGCTGTACTGCTACACCGCCAACCTGTCAATTGACTTCAACGAAATCCCGGTGTCCCACGGCCAGAGCGACCGAGAAAAGGTATGCGCCGCCCTCGACGACAAAACCGCCGCGGTCATCCTTCAGAACCCTAATTTTTTCGGCGTGATCGACGACCATGGCGACATTGTTGCCACCTGTCACGCCAAGGGCATCCTCGTCATCCAATCGGTGTATCCGATCGCCATGGCGCTTCTCAAGCCGCCCGGCGAGATCGGCGCCGACATCGCCACCGGTGAGGGGCAATCGCTGGGCCTTCCCCTGTCGTTCGGCGGGCCGTATCTCGGCTTCATGGCGACCTCTAAAAAGCTCGTGCGCAAAATGCCCGGCAGGCTCGTCGGAAGAACCACCGACGCCAAAGGCAGGCAGGGGTTTGTGCTCACGCTGCAGGCGCGCGAGCAGCATATTCGGCGCGAGAAGGCCACTTCTAACATTTGCACCAATGAAGCGCTTTGCGCACTTCGCGCCCATGCGTACCTGAGCCTGCTCGGCAAGGAAGGTCTCAAACAAGTGGCGAGACTCTGCCTCGACAAAGCGCATTATGCAAAAGAACGTGTCAAGGCAATTCCCAGGGTAAAAGTGATGGAGTCGAGCCCCACGTTCAACGAATTCACGGTACTGCTCCCTGTTGACGCAGCGGAAGTGGCGGGAAAAATGATCGAGCAGGGTTTCGCGCCGGGATTTCCGCTGGGAAGGTATTATCCGGGAATGGAAAATTACTTGCTCGTTGCGGTAACGGAAAAACGCACGAAATACGAAATCGGTTCGTTTGCCGAAACACTGGAGCATGTTCTGAAATCAATGTGA